The genomic DNA ATATTTTCTATATCGCTGATAATGCGTTTGAAAAACTCGGGATCCTCATTGTATACACCGTCTTCTTCCATTCGAATTACAAATTTTTCTCTGATGTGAATATTAAACAATTCATCTGTAATCAAGTGAACAATATACCCCAAATATAAATCTGCATATTTATCATTTGGGTCATAATAAGCATCAATAAAATTATTTACTCTCGTATGAAACATTGCTATTTTTTCGGGGTTTTGAAAGTCGTTACCGGAAATATTTTCAGTGAGGTGTGTTCTTTTTTTATCTGAGCGTTGATAATTAGTTTTTGCGTGAATAGCATCCGGGGCGATATTGCCAGAGTAAAATAATGCCGGGTTTTTTATTTTACAGTTTTTCATTTCGTATATTTTATCTGCAATCGCCAGGTGTGTAGCTGTTCCTGCCATAAAATCCTCCATATTATTGAAACGACAATTATTAAAACGGCATTTAAATGAGCCTTTATTAGAGAGAAAAGCCCATATACCAGAGCCTTTTCTCTCTTTAAACGGACATTATTTAATTGCCAAGTTAATAGAACAATAATTATATAATCATATTATCAATTTTTGTAACGTCGTTGAATTTTGTTGTCGTTGTTATAGTGATACTAATTACGGTTATTGTAAAAAACGCGCGTATATTCTCCGCTTAAAACAATCGGCATTATCCGAGCTCACTGTAAAAAAAAGAGATAGACTATAATAATCTATCTCTTTTTATAAGAGCAAGTTTAAACTTAACTTTATTATTTACTCTTCAACTTCGCCGGTATTAGCTTCTTCAGTATTAACTTCTTCAGTATTAGATTCGCCGGTTTCAGTTTTGCCATTGTTGGCGCTGTCATCGAGATACGGCGGTTTTTGCGCTTTACGGGCAGCCTCTGATTCAGAGAGCGCCGTCGCAACGGGACCGTACTGAGCGTTAAATACGTTTGTGAGGAAGTCCGGGAAGCCTATCGCATCGAGCTTCGCGAGAATATCGTTGTTCTGCGCTTCCCAATCCTCAACGCCCTGGCAGAGCTCTTCGTATTTGCCTGCAACGATTTCGTTTGCCTGTTTGATAATATCCTGCTGCTCTTCGTCAAAAGTGCCGGCAAACGTGATAAAACCGTCGGGTTTCATTATGAGATTGGACTGTATCGCGCTATCTCTGTAATCGGCGGGAATGTCTGATGTATGATATCCGATTAATGTATTTCCCGTCTGATAGAAATCCATCGAATAATCATCGTTAATTTTGCTTATCGTGCCGTCGTCGTTCTTTATCCAGTTTACATTTTCAACACCGTATGTGAAAACGGTTTTGAAATCCGCGTTGCAATAGAGCAGGGTGAGAATTTCGGCGGATCTGTCAAAGAGCTTGCTGTATGCGCTGATTCCGTATAATCCGGTAAGACAATTTTTTGCGGTTACGGTAGGGGTGATATATGTCCTTACTATATAGCCTTCGGATTCCCACTTGGCAACATCGGAAAGGGATCCTGTGCGTATATCAAGGAAGAAATTGGGGGCGTTGTTGGGATCGGCCGCAAAATATCCATTCTGACGGAATGTCCACATGCGCTCGAAATGAGATTTGACCGAATAGGTTTTAAACGTGGAGCTGGCCTCGAGCGATGGGAACGGACCGTATTCGGAATTTGTCACGCTGATTGCGCCGCCGTAAACATCGTCATAGAAATCAAGCCCCATGAGCTCAACCGGCTTCACCATCGGCACTACGTTCGGTTCGTTTGTCTTGATCGTTGCAAGGAAGTCTTCACAGTTATAAAGAGACTTGACGTTCGAGACATCCATATTATATTTTTCCACCAAGGCTTTGTTGAACAGAAAATATTTTCCCTGGCTGGCAACGCTTTTGTTTACGGGTATTGCGTATGTGGCGGCCGCGCTCTTTCCCGCGCCAAGATCGGCGGCGGCAAGAATAACCGGATTCACATAATCGGTAATGAGCTTTTCATCTCTCTTAAGCTTTTCGTCAAGCGGCTGTAAAAGCGCGCTGCCGCCGTTATAATCCGGATTACCGGCTATAAGCGATACATATGAATCATAACCGTCTATATATACAATATCCATCTGGGCGGAGGTAATCGGCTCCGGCGCGCCCTCTTCACCGTTGAGGATCGCCTTTATTCGCTCCTGATCGGCTTCGGCCGCGGCCTTGTCGGCGGCGCGTTTATCAAGGCGCTGCTGTTGTCTGAGCTTGCGCAACTCATCCTTGTTAAGCGTTTTTTCGTATTCCTGCTGTTCCTTTTTAGCGATCTTGTCAGCTTCGTCATCGGCGAGCTTTTTTGATTTATCCGCCTCAAACTGCTTCCACATCGCCTCTATGGCTTCCTGGTATTTATCTTTAGTATAAAAGCGGAGCACAAGAGAAGTCTTGAATTTTGTTGTAAAAGTATTAAGCTTCGCCTGTACAGCCTGTATTGCCTCCGGTGTCGTCGTGTCTCCGGTTATCGCATATACCGTCAGATATGTAGGTAATCTGTATGTAGTTAGATCAACTGTTTCGTCGTCTTTGCTCGCGCACGAGGTTAACAGCGCCGACAACAGCATAATCATTACAAGAAGAAGACTAACCCATCTTTTTCTCATGTCTTGTGTCCTCCTTAAGAACAACGCGGATGCGTATAATTCATCCTATATTCTACACTAAAATAATATTTATGTCAAGGTAATTTTATTTCAATTCGCTTGTGCATATTTGCTAAAATGAAAGCCTCATTTCTGTGCTATACATCCAAATGATGTGAAATGTTGTCGTATATTACATTATTAAGGCATTAATGAAGCTGTTTCAATCCAAAAAGTCCCGCAGCTTTTTTGCCCTGCTCGGATGGCGGAGCTTTCTCAACGCCTTTGCTTCTATCTGACGTATGCGCTCTCTGGTTATGTTAAATTCTTTTCCGACGTCCTCGAGCGTATGGCTTCTTCCGTCGTTGAATCCGAAGCGAAGCTTCAATACGCTTGCTTCTCTCGGAGTAAGAGTGTCAAGCACCTCTTCGAGCTGTTCGCGCAGCATCGTGTGGCTTGCCGCCTCCGCCGGTGCCGGCGCGTCGTTGTCCGGAATGAAATCTCCGAGATGGCTGTCCTCCTCCTCGCCTATCGGCGTTTCCAGAGACACGGGCTCCTGGGCAAGCTTCATGATTTCCCTGACCTTGTCGGGAGGTATATTCATCACTTCGCTGATCTCGTCGGCGCTCGCCTCGTGACCAAGCTCCTGAAGAAGCTGACGCGATACGCGCAGCACTTTATTGATAGTCTCCACCATATGTACGGGAATTCTTATTGTGCGCGCCTGATCCGCTATCGCTCTCGTGATAGCCTGACGTATCCACCATGTTGCATAAGTAGAAAACTTGTATCCCTTGGAATAATCGAACTTCTCGACCGCTTTCATCAGGCCGAGATTTCCTTCCTGTATCAGATCGAGAAAAAACATTCCTCTGCCGACATATCTTTTCGCTATGCTGACGACAAGCCTGAGGTTCGCCTCGACAAGCAGCTTTTTCGACTGCTCGTCGCCCTGCGCCATCTTCGTCGCAAGCTCCAGCTCTCTTCCGGCGTCCAGCAGAGGTACCTTTCCGATTTCCTTCAGGTACATCCTTACGTGATCTTCGATCGCGATACCTTCTGACGCAAGAATCTTTTCTACATCCTCAGGCGAATCAAACGCTTCGACATCCGCCTCAATAGCATCGAGATCAGGAACCTCAAGATAATCCGTTACCTCTATTCCCATATTCTCAAGCGTTTCATATATTTTTTCTATTTGATCGCTGTCAAAATCAACGTCGTCCATCGCTTCCATAATCTCGCTGTTTGAAAGCGAACCCTTTTGGCGTCCTCTTTCAATCAGCTCGCTGATAGTCGGCCTATGGTTTTCGTTCATCGCGTGTTACTTCCTTTGTATTATTATTTATATAAACCGGTTGCCGCTTAATATGTTTTCCCAAACGGCTCCGAAATATTTACCGTGAGATATATTTCAGGATTTTTGCTTTCTGAGCTCTTTTAACCGCTCGGCCAATGCCTCCGCCGACGTAATTTCTGCGCTTTCCGCCGCTTTTTTTTCTTCTTTCAGCGATTCGGCAAGGCTCGCCAGAACCGCCGGTGAATTATCAGTCAGCGACGCGCGCGCGAGCTTCATCCTGGTCAGCGCCCCCAGCTTGTCCGGCGAAAAGCTTTGCGCCAGATACGAAAAGTCAAATCCGCCGTCCGATCCGAGCTTTAAAAGCTCCGTGACGGCCTCTCGCCCGAAGGCTGTCACAAAATTACCGGGATCAACCAGCGTTCTCGTTTTCTCGTCGGCGAGGTATTCCGGCCTTAACAGCAGTATGCCAATGATGCCTTCTTCTTTGGCGCATGCCGCCGGATACTTTATCTTTTCCGGGTTTGCCGTATCACCGTATCCCGCGGTTTTCTTCAGATCGGCCTCCGTGCGTTCTCTTACCGCGCTTCGGACGGCGCGCTTTGCGCTTCGGTCGGCCTCCGCTCTCAGAATCGACGCGTCCAGACCCGTAAGCTCTCTTAATCGCTCTATGTATACTTCCTTTTCAAGAGGAGAACGTATCCCGGAAAGCTTTGCGCATATCTCCCGCGCAAATCTCAGCTTATCCTCCGGAACGTTCAGGTCGTATCCGGCTTTTATGCTGTTGAAGGTGTATTCTATCTGTCCCTCGGATCCGTCCAGCACCTCTTGAAATGCTGCCTTGCCAAAGGTTTTTATGTATTCATCCGGATCCTTCGCGCCCTGTAACGTTATTACCTTGACTTTAATATCCGCCGCGTCAAGCAGCTCTATCGCGCGTTTCGCGGCTTTTTTTCCGGGCTCGTCAGAGTCATAGCACAGGAAAACCTTCGAGGCATATCTTCTCATCAGCCTGGACTGCTCTCCCGTCAGCGATGTGCCGAGCGTCGCGACGGCGTTCGTGAAGCCTGCCGCGTGAAGCGCGATCACGTCCATATATCCCTCGCATAATATCAGCGAGTCCGTTCCGGCATTTTTAGCGTAATTTCCCGCGAACAGGGTTCTGCTTTTTTTGAATACCGGCGTGTCGGACGAATTGAGATATTTCGGGTTGCCGTCGCCGATTATCCGTCCTCCGAATGCGCAGACTTTTCCGTTCAAATCGATAATCGGGAACATGACGCGTCCTCGGAAGTAGTCAAACGGCTTTCCGCTTTTACTTCCTATCCCCGCGAGGAACGCCGTCTTCATCTCCTCCGCCGTAAATCCCTCTCTGCTCAGATATCCGACAAGACCGTCAAAATCGTCTCCGGCGTATCCCAGTCCGAAATGCCTTATTGTTTCGACGCCAAGCCCTCTCTTTATGAGATATTTCATGCCCGGCTCTCCACGGGGAGACATCAGAATTTCGTAGAAATAACGCGCCGCTTTCTTGTTGATTTCATAATATCTTTGTTTATCAGTCCTTTGCCCGGCATCCTGTCCCTCGTCCGGAACCTTCATTCCGGCGCGCTCAGCCAGCTGCTCTACCGCGGACATATAGTCAAGAGCTTCTATCCTCATTACAAAGGTGATTACATCTCCGCCCGCTCCGCAGCCGAAACAGTAAAAATGATCTCCGGGCGAATAAATGGTAAATGACGGCGTCTTTTCGCTATGAAAAGGGCAGCAACCGACAAGATTTGATCCTGCTCGCTTTAACCGCACATATTGCCCGGCTATGTCTTCAAGCGACACACGCATTTTAAGTTCCTGTATGAAGCTTTCGGGCAGCATGCTTTCTCCTTTGCTTGTCTTATTAGAGAGAAAAGCTCATATACCAGAGCCTTTTCTCTCTTTTACGGTAATTATTTAATTGTCGAGATATATAAAATTGCTCAACGCGTTTTCTCATCAGAAAATCATGTTTTAGTTTTCCGGTTTGTGCTTAAATATATACCTGGCAATTATCAGGCGTTTATTAAAGCTGATTATAAATGTCGATATTACTTGAGTTAGTTCAACCGCTTACAAAATATTATACGCGCCGGTTTTCGTAAAACCTTTTTTTAAAATTCGTTTTTCCCGATTAAACGAGAAAATATATCACAAAAAAACCAAAAAACAGTCAGAGCACTCTGTTAAAAACACAAAGCTGTGGAAAACTCATGTCAAATATATCGAATATTTCACATTCTTCACAGAGTTTTCCACAGCTTTTGAGGAAAAGTTTTAACGATAAGAAATTATTGCGGTTTATATTTTATTATATTGGATTATGTCAACGCGTATTTACAGCTTTTTCACGGAGAGAGAGCATGGGGTTCCGTTTATGCTCCAGTCCTTCGCATATCCTGTTTCTTCTGGCAGTGACGGTACAAGCTCTATGGATTTTGCGAGAGTGTCGTGCATGATCTGAGACTTGTTTTTGGCTATGATGCCGCATAGCATCGCGTCACAGACAGCGAATACCGCAATGTTGTCCATGACCTCGAATCCGGCCTCCTTGCGCATCGTCTGCAGCTTTGAAATTACCTCGCGCACATATCCTTCCTCGATAAGCTCTTCATTCAGCGTGGTGTCGAGCACAACCGTGATTCCGTGATCGGAATCGGCGATAAAGCCGTCGACCTTGGCTCTTTCTATGAGAAGGTCTTCTTTTGCGATTTGCTTTTCACCGTCGGAAAGCTTAACCTTAAGATATCCGGTCGCGTCAAGCTCCGCCATAGCGGCTTTTCCGTCAATTGCGGCCAGAAGATTTTTCAGCTCTCCTATCGATTTTCCCAGCTTTGGTCCGAGCGTTTTAAGCTGTGGCTTGAAGCTGTAATTAATATACTTGCCTACCTCCGAGGTAAATTCGAGCGATTTTATATTCAGCTCGCTCAATATGATATCTCTGTAGAATTCGGGAAGCTCGTTTTCGGCTCCGACAAACATGCGTGAAAGCGGCTGGCGATTTTTGATGGCCGCGGCATTTCTGCAGGCGCGCCCCAATGTGACGATCTCGCCCACTTCCTCCATTTTGTCCTCAAGAGGCTTGTCAATTTTCGATTCGTCGAAGACTGGATAATCGCAGAGATGAACGCTTTCCGGCGCGGCAGGATTGATCGAACAAACGAGATTGCGGTAAATCGATTCGCTCATGAACGGCGTCATCGGCGCGCAGAGCTTTGAAAGCGTAACAAGCACGGTGTAAAGCGTCATATATGCCGCCGTCTTGTCGTCTGTCAGCTCGCTCGACCAAAAGCGTTCTCTCGAAAGCCGGACATACCAGTTGCTAAGTTCATCCACAAAGGAATTGAGAGCGCGCGCGGCCTCTGTTATCTTATAATCACCCAGATATTCGTCGACAACTTTTGTAAGCGTGTTGAGCTTTGATATGATCCACTTGTCCAATACGCGCATTTTACTTTCATCGAGCTTATGCTTGGCCGCGTCGAAATTATCGATATTCGCGTACAGCACGAAAAACGCGTACGTATTCCACAGCGTCCCCATGAATGTGCGCTGTCCCTCCGTAACGGCCGCGTCGTAAAAGCGGTTAGGAAGCCACGGCGCGCTGTTCGAATAGAAATACCAGCGTATCGCGTCGGCTCCATGCTTTTTAAGCGCGTCGAACGGATCGACCGCGTTGCCCTTTGATTTGGACATTTTCTGTCCGTTTTCATCCTGCACAAGACCGAGCACTATCACGTTTTTATATGGCGCGCGGTCGAATATCAACGTGGAAATAGCCAGCAGCGAATAGAACCAGCCCCTCGTCTGGTCAAGGGCTTCGCTTATGAAATCGGCGGGGAAATTATCATCGAATATTTCCTTGTTTTCGAAAGGATAATGCCACTGCGCAAACGGCATTGCGCCGGAATCAAACCAGCAGTCAATGACTTCCTTGGTACGTTTCATCTGTCCGCCGCACTTCGGACATTTTATGGTTACGGCGTCTATATAAGGCTTGTGAAGCTCTATGTCGTCCGGACAGTTATCGCTCATCGACTTTAATTCGGCTATGCTTCCGATTGAATGACGGTGTCCGCATTCGCATTCCCAGATATTGAGCGGCGTGCCCCAGTATCTGTCTCGGCTTATGCTCCAGTCCTGCACATTTCTCAGCCATTCGCCGAATCTGCCTTTTCCTATTGTTTCCGGGATCCAGTTTATCGTTTCATTATTTGCTATCAGCTTGTCCTTTACGTCGGTCATCTTTATGAACCACGAATCGCGGGCGTAATATATAAGCGGGGTATCGCATCTCCAGCAGAAGGGATATGAATGCTCAAACGGAAGCGAAGCGTAAAGCAGACCGCGCGTTTTGAGATCGTAAAACACCTCTTTGTCGGCGTCCTTGCAGAACATTCCGGCCCAGGGAGTCTTTTCTTTCATTTCGCCCTTGCTGCCGACCATCTGAACAAACGGAAGTCCGTATTTCTTTCCCACGCGATTGTCGTCTTCTCCGAAAGCCGGAGCAATATGGACAATGCCCGTGCCGTCTGAAATCGTAACATAATCGTCGCAGGTGATGTAAAACGCCTTTTCGCCGACTTTGTCAAAGTCATAAAGAGGGATGTATCTCTTGCGTTCAAGCTCCGTGCCTTTGAATTCGCCGACGATCTCATATCCGCCCTTCAGCACACTCTCACAGAGCGCCTTGGCAAGTATGAAATATTCTCCGCTTTCGGCTTTCACCTTTACATAGTCCACGTTTTTATTGACGCAGAGCGCGACGTTGGACGGGAGAGTCCAGGGTGTCGTCGTCCATGCAAGATAGAAAGTGTTGTTTTCGCCCTCGACAGGGAATTTGGCTATCGCGGATTTTTCCTTTACGTCCTTATATCCCTGCGCTACCTCGTGGCTTGAAAGAGGAGTTCCGCATCTCGGGCAATACGGCACTATTTTAAAGCCCTTGTACAAAAGACCTTTTTCGTATATCTGTTTCAGCGCCCACCATTCGGATTCTATATAATTATTGTGGTATGTCACATATGGATTTTCCATATCGGCCCAAAATCCGACCGTGCGGGAAAAATCCTCCCACATACCCTTATATTTCCATACGCTTTCCTTGCATTCGTTTATAAACGGAATCAGGCCGTATTTTTCAATCTGATCCTTGCCGTCCAGTCCCAGCTTTTTTTCGACCTCAAGCTCTACGGGAAGTCCGTGAGTGTCCCATCCGGCCTTTCTGAGCACTTTTTTGCCCTTCATGGTCTGATATCTTGGAACCATATCCTTTATAACTCTCGTCAGCACATGTCCGATGTGTGGCTTTCCGTTTGCTGTCGGCGGACCGTCATAAAAGGTATATGTTTCGCCTTGTTTGCGGTTTTCAATGCTTTTTTCGAATATCCGGTTTTCGCGCCAGAATTTTTCGATTTCCTTTTCCCTCTCGGTAAAATTAAGATCCGTGGTTACTTTATTGTACATTTTATATTAACCTCCCGGTTGTTTTTTTGTTTGTTGCTTTTTTGCTTTTTTTGTTGCTGTCCGTGAACGGCAACAGCAGTAACAGCAGCAGCCTGTAAATAGTGAATGAAGTTTCTTGCCGCGTTCTCCTACCGCTCTTTTTGTTAACTCGGTATTTAAATAATTACCGCTTAATGAGTAAAAAGGTTCTGGTATATGGGCTTTTCTCTCTTATAAAACAAGTCCTATTTAAATGCCAAGTTAATAATACAAAGCAAAAAGTCCCGTCCTAACAGGACGAGACTTTAAAAATCTCATGACCACCCGTTATATCGCGCGCAAATACGCGCTTATTCTGTGACGGGAATTCCCGGCGGCGCTTAACAGCCTGCGGATATCCGAGGCGTTGGGCGCGCAACTCCAAAGTGATTTTCGGCACGTCCGTCCCCGCGGGGGTTCCACTCTCCGGATTAATCCGAAGCCCCTTTTCTCTGTTGCGGTTCAGGAAGGCTTACTCTCTTTTTCATCGTTTTTTATTATTGCGTAACGGTACTATTTTTGCGAGATAACTCTGTGATTACTTCGTCGCGATCCCGGCCAGCTTTGCGATTTCCTCGGCGTAATTTTCTTCCTTCTTCTCAATGCCTTCGCCGCGTTCGTATTTATAAAACGCTTCGACGGCGACGGGAGAGCCGATCTCAGCGGAAACGGAAGCAAGATACTTCTTTACGTTGAGTTGATCGTCTTTTACATAGCTCTGGAGAAGCAGGCAGTTCGTTTCATAGAATTTGGAAAGCTTGCCGAGGACCATCTTGTCGATGATGTTGGCGGGCTTTTTCGCGTTGGCCTCGTCATTCTTAATCGTGGCGGCGATAATTTCCTTTTCGCTTTCGATAACGCTTGCGGGAACGGAGGCCTCGTCAAGATATTGCGGACCCATGGCGGCGATCTGAAGAGCCATGTTCTTCGCGGCTTCCGCAAAGAGGGGATTGTCGCTTGCGGGCTCGGCCATTTTAACTATGACGCCGATCGCGCCTTTACCGTGCACATATGTGCTGATCGTGCCTTCGACGACTGTAAAACGGCGGATATTGATGTTTTCGCCGATTGTGAAGATCTTGTCCTTGACTGCCGCTTCGACTGTCATATCCGCGGAAAACGGGAGCGCGTTGAGCGCGTTGATATCCGCGGGTTTATATTTGAGGATGACACCGAGAATGTCCTTGACGAAATTTGCAAAGGTTTCATTCTTTGCGGCAAAGTCTGTTTCAATATTTACTTCGATCATTGCGGCGGTCTTGCATTCATCGCAGTACGCAATGTCGACGACGCCTTCCGCGGCGACTCTGCCGGATTTTTTCGCGGCGACTGAGAGGCCCTTTTCGCGGAGAATCTTTATTGCCTCTTCGTCGTCGCCGTTGGCGGCGGTGAGGGCCTTTTTGCATTCCATCATGCCGACTCCGGTCTTTGCGCGCAGATCGGCGACCTGTTTTGCTGTTATTGCCATATATAAAATTACCTTTCTTCTATATAGTAAAAGAGCGGATATTATTCCTCGGGTTTTACATCCTCTTCTTCGTTGACCTTGACTGATTCATCGGCTGCCGCAACAGCTGCTTCGGAGAACTGCTCGCCCTGATGTCCTTCAAGGACCGCGTCCGCGAGGACGGAGGCGATAAGGCGGATGGCGCGGATGGCGTCGTCGTTGCCGGGGATGATATAATCGACTTCGTCAGGATCGCAGTTGGTATCGACGATAGCGACTATCGGAATACCGAGCTTTTTTGCTTCGTTGACTGCGTTTCTTTCCTTGTGGGGGTCGACAATGAATATGGCGTCGGGAAGATCCTTCATGTTCTTGATTCCGCCGTAATCTCTTTCGAGAGTCTCCATCTCTTTTCTGAGAGCGAGGACTTCTTTCTTGGGGAGGAGCTCAAAGGTTCCGTCTTCTTCAAGCTTGCGGAGGTTCTGAAGACGGGAGATACTCTTTTTTATGGTTTTATAGTTGGTGAGCATTCCGCCCGGCCAGCGCGCGTTTACAAAGTACATACCGGCTCTTTCAGCTTCTTCTTTAATCGCGTCCTGAGCCTGCTTTTTTGTGCCGACGAACAGAATAGTTCCGTTATCGATCGCGGTATCGCGGACAAAGGCATATGCCTCTTCGACTTTTTTAACGGTCTTCTGAAGGTCAATGATGTATATGCCGTTTCTCTGGGTGAAAATGTACTCAGCCATTTTCGGGTTCCATCTTCTCGTCTGATGTCCGAAATGAACACCGGCTTCGAGAAGCTGCTTCATAGAAATAACTGACATAATTTAATATGTCCTCCTTAAATATGGGTTTTTTAACCACCACGGCGCGGAATGACGATACCTGCGCATGCAGGCACCCCCGTCAAGCAACGTGACGTGTGTGAATTGCCGCTATACTATATCACATTTTAAATTAATTTTCAACTGTAATTCCAATTTTAAAACGCTCTCGACCAAAATTTACAAAATATTCACATATACGCTTGTCATATATTTTTATTCGGTATTTACAAACGGCTTTCCCTGATGTATAATAATGCCCAGTGAAAAAATGCGGATGTAGCTCAATGGCAGAGCGTCGGCTTCCCAAGCCGAACACGCGGGTTCGATTCCCGTC from Oscillospiraceae bacterium includes the following:
- the dnaG gene encoding DNA primase, with the protein product MLPESFIQELKMRVSLEDIAGQYVRLKRAGSNLVGCCPFHSEKTPSFTIYSPGDHFYCFGCGAGGDVITFVMRIEALDYMSAVEQLAERAGMKVPDEGQDAGQRTDKQRYYEINKKAARYFYEILMSPRGEPGMKYLIKRGLGVETIRHFGLGYAGDDFDGLVGYLSREGFTAEEMKTAFLAGIGSKSGKPFDYFRGRVMFPIIDLNGKVCAFGGRIIGDGNPKYLNSSDTPVFKKSRTLFAGNYAKNAGTDSLILCEGYMDVIALHAAGFTNAVATLGTSLTGEQSRLMRRYASKVFLCYDSDEPGKKAAKRAIELLDAADIKVKVITLQGAKDPDEYIKTFGKAAFQEVLDGSEGQIEYTFNSIKAGYDLNVPEDKLRFAREICAKLSGIRSPLEKEVYIERLRELTGLDASILRAEADRSAKRAVRSAVRERTEADLKKTAGYGDTANPEKIKYPAACAKEEGIIGILLLRPEYLADEKTRTLVDPGNFVTAFGREAVTELLKLGSDGGFDFSYLAQSFSPDKLGALTRMKLARASLTDNSPAVLASLAESLKEEKKAAESAEITSAEALAERLKELRKQKS
- a CDS encoding zinc dependent phospholipase C family protein; this translates as MAGTATHLAIADKIYEMKNCKIKNPALFYSGNIAPDAIHAKTNYQRSDKKRTHLTENISGNDFQNPEKIAMFHTRVNNFIDAYYDPNDKYADLYLGYIVHLITDELFNIHIREKFVIRMEEDGVYNEDPEFFKRIISDIENIDHIVINRYPYKKNIKQLLNDVWDYEIKDYISSDEINRSKKWIIDTYLSGKATDSKALYYDYESAYNFVLFASGNIVNRLTNNIDYKIIL
- the ileS gene encoding isoleucine--tRNA ligase, translated to MYNKVTTDLNFTEREKEIEKFWRENRIFEKSIENRKQGETYTFYDGPPTANGKPHIGHVLTRVIKDMVPRYQTMKGKKVLRKAGWDTHGLPVELEVEKKLGLDGKDQIEKYGLIPFINECKESVWKYKGMWEDFSRTVGFWADMENPYVTYHNNYIESEWWALKQIYEKGLLYKGFKIVPYCPRCGTPLSSHEVAQGYKDVKEKSAIAKFPVEGENNTFYLAWTTTPWTLPSNVALCVNKNVDYVKVKAESGEYFILAKALCESVLKGGYEIVGEFKGTELERKRYIPLYDFDKVGEKAFYITCDDYVTISDGTGIVHIAPAFGEDDNRVGKKYGLPFVQMVGSKGEMKEKTPWAGMFCKDADKEVFYDLKTRGLLYASLPFEHSYPFCWRCDTPLIYYARDSWFIKMTDVKDKLIANNETINWIPETIGKGRFGEWLRNVQDWSISRDRYWGTPLNIWECECGHRHSIGSIAELKSMSDNCPDDIELHKPYIDAVTIKCPKCGGQMKRTKEVIDCWFDSGAMPFAQWHYPFENKEIFDDNFPADFISEALDQTRGWFYSLLAISTLIFDRAPYKNVIVLGLVQDENGQKMSKSKGNAVDPFDALKKHGADAIRWYFYSNSAPWLPNRFYDAAVTEGQRTFMGTLWNTYAFFVLYANIDNFDAAKHKLDESKMRVLDKWIISKLNTLTKVVDEYLGDYKITEAARALNSFVDELSNWYVRLSRERFWSSELTDDKTAAYMTLYTVLVTLSKLCAPMTPFMSESIYRNLVCSINPAAPESVHLCDYPVFDESKIDKPLEDKMEEVGEIVTLGRACRNAAAIKNRQPLSRMFVGAENELPEFYRDIILSELNIKSLEFTSEVGKYINYSFKPQLKTLGPKLGKSIGELKNLLAAIDGKAAMAELDATGYLKVKLSDGEKQIAKEDLLIERAKVDGFIADSDHGITVVLDTTLNEELIEEGYVREVISKLQTMRKEAGFEVMDNIAVFAVCDAMLCGIIAKNKSQIMHDTLAKSIELVPSLPEETGYAKDWSINGTPCSLSVKKL
- the rpsB gene encoding 30S ribosomal protein S2; protein product: MSVISMKQLLEAGVHFGHQTRRWNPKMAEYIFTQRNGIYIIDLQKTVKKVEEAYAFVRDTAIDNGTILFVGTKKQAQDAIKEEAERAGMYFVNARWPGGMLTNYKTIKKSISRLQNLRKLEEDGTFELLPKKEVLALRKEMETLERDYGGIKNMKDLPDAIFIVDPHKERNAVNEAKKLGIPIVAIVDTNCDPDEVDYIIPGNDDAIRAIRLIASVLADAVLEGHQGEQFSEAAVAAADESVKVNEEEDVKPEE
- the tsf gene encoding translation elongation factor Ts, with the translated sequence MAITAKQVADLRAKTGVGMMECKKALTAANGDDEEAIKILREKGLSVAAKKSGRVAAEGVVDIAYCDECKTAAMIEVNIETDFAAKNETFANFVKDILGVILKYKPADINALNALPFSADMTVEAAVKDKIFTIGENINIRRFTVVEGTISTYVHGKGAIGVIVKMAEPASDNPLFAEAAKNMALQIAAMGPQYLDEASVPASVIESEKEIIAATIKNDEANAKKPANIIDKMVLGKLSKFYETNCLLLQSYVKDDQLNVKKYLASVSAEIGSPVAVEAFYKYERGEGIEKKEENYAEEIAKLAGIATK
- the rpoD gene encoding RNA polymerase sigma factor RpoD — protein: MNENHRPTISELIERGRQKGSLSNSEIMEAMDDVDFDSDQIEKIYETLENMGIEVTDYLEVPDLDAIEADVEAFDSPEDVEKILASEGIAIEDHVRMYLKEIGKVPLLDAGRELELATKMAQGDEQSKKLLVEANLRLVVSIAKRYVGRGMFFLDLIQEGNLGLMKAVEKFDYSKGYKFSTYATWWIRQAITRAIADQARTIRIPVHMVETINKVLRVSRQLLQELGHEASADEISEVMNIPPDKVREIMKLAQEPVSLETPIGEEEDSHLGDFIPDNDAPAPAEAASHTMLREQLEEVLDTLTPREASVLKLRFGFNDGRSHTLEDVGKEFNITRERIRQIEAKALRKLRHPSRAKKLRDFLD